gatacaattttagttcttaaattcttttttattcacaaacacataaaacactggttcactataactgAGAAGGGTcttgatatcgttgacaaagtttcgcattctccgtgggccggtcaataaacttccgaaagccactccagctgctggctggtccgactggtgattgccgttgaagattgggccgaaaaaatacgaccgcgggatttggggaggtgttactttgcgcagctttctccatgttcgagggacttggaaatctatccgtcggccgtggtcctgtaactatacaagcgttttataaaatcttgaattcacttaaatattcagtatttattaactcacacttaccattttgcatcctgaatcctccttatttatagcttactccgattcactggtttgatttttaaaacgagcggccgaactttattcgatttttcggttttctgttattcttgcaagtcaatgcaaaatatcttctaagtttgaagtttttgtttcaaaaaattattcttttcagtttaaaacatttttcttcggttgaaagaaaatttactttgtttctaaagaaatatgcaattgaacaaatttcttttgaatcaaagaatttgtttgaaatcaaagtccaaagttattcaattcaaaaaaaatattctttctttcaaaaattattcttttcaatcaaaactataattcattgattaaaagaaaacaggagctggattcaaaaaaatgaatgttttgaatcaaagtcagatttaattcgttccaaaattcaagtttactctgcgtgaatacacggaatcgtccatcttgtgacaggcaatcgtaatcataggcatggtaggcgaacaattcgctttaaaaaagcgctccgtctccaccccccaccaatgagaaacttttggtactccttgcctactgttgctcaatatgcaaccacccgtagctgtataggcacgctggttattactttacaaaagcgttgccagtaatgatatttcataacgtcgctagttggcaaggttgccgatcaccagcgcgaaaacttcggatttcaacttcaatgacaatatgtcaggtttaagcgattcacatacattttcatcaaatgtggttcaccgcattgaatcgcattcaccgcatcgtattcactatgtcatcggcctaaggcATACTGGAAGATTTGCGACAACAGGAGTGTCACGGCGAAGATTTGTTAGACACGATGGAAGAAGCACATCGACGTGAAGTATCACTTCATCCGGGACCATGTCGCAAGACGTGTCATCTGTATCAAACCAGTTCGAACGCAGGATCAACATGCAGATATCTTCACCAATGCTCTTGAAATCCGTTCGATTCTCTCTACTCCGAAGTTCCTTAGAATTGACCGCTTAACAGGGGGTGTTGAGATCTAAACAATCGGCAATCTGTagcttcatttttttcactttgttaGTCAGTTTTGTCGGCACCACTAGCAGCACTGGTTAGATTGTCAACAAGCGGCACCGTGTGTGACCACCTTTTTCTGTTGTAAAGATATTGTAAACGTTTCCCTCGCATTGTGCGCGTCTTTTTAAGCAAGTTAGGAGTTGtcgtgaaattttaatttttgttatttccgtAATTGTCCCGCAGAAGAGGTATCACTTGTAgaatttcgaccatttttgctGATATTTGACCCAAGTGTAATAATTTGTTATTGTTCGTACAGTCATCCCACCATTCCGAACCCACCCAGTTTGTTTAATCGATACTTTGCCAGATAGCTTAATAAGTGCATCGTTAAATGTAAGTTGTCTCTAATACTTGGTTGTTAGGATAGATTTTCGCTAATTATCGATTGTTGAAACAGTGGTACCGTTCCGATACCACTCGATTTCAGCAGCACTCGACGAATTGCCTGATAGAATTCAGGGCACAGCTGACCGTAAGTTCTTTTTACTTTATCTAACTGAAAGTGAAATTCGGATCTTAATACAGTTATTTGTTTCATGTTAGTGATTTCCGTATTCTGGATCGGATAGACCCGGGATCGAGTAGCGAAGCACAGGCGACATTCTAGCACTAAAATGTAAGCTAGATTTTAATACTTAACCGAAAAATGTAAACTAAAAGTCGAATATTTTTAGCTTTGAAGCTGCGTAAATAAAACACACAACGTTTAAACGCTTAGACCCGCCCAAGGAAAAATGCGAGCGCGATCCGAATCGTGTTCGTATATCGTCGAATACAGCCTTGTAAAATtgggccctattacataagacgagtcacgagtcatttaactcgagtgagccattttggtattacagtagtcgagtcgagtcgaatttcagtcgagtagctcgactgagtcgacCGCTTGAAGGTTCGTGACTCAgctgtttcactcgactaccgTAATACGACGTTCCGCTCGACTCGACAGTGACTGGAGTCGAATCGAGTTACTCGACTCGTCTTCTGTAATAGGGCCCATAATTCAATAAACCTAGGTATAACATAACATGAAAAAAGCTTATAATTATGGTTTGTCAACTTTTAGTCACGTCTTTttgtataaggtacaccggggtaagtgtggacgatggctattaaaacaatactgtgcactatttttcgGAACTTTTAAAGCAGAatattcaatttacttgtaatctatccaataactgtgaaaaagatacgattccgacaataacggatgtttacatggactttttaagaattttcttattttcaactacgatgtcgaggtgatgttcatctttttcaattgcaaatgtctcgtaaactagctggctcttgacgaaaaaaactctacattgaaacaatccttacattcgaaacaaccagttaggaaaagaaacggcgattaaaaatgaagaaaaaaaagagtttattcacaaaaaactaaaattttgtctccaaaccctagcTGGGGTAAGTATGGACGGCTTTATACAGGCttgatatttacatatttttttcaattttctgtccttcatccaatacaatttagctatatttagcattcggatcataaAAAGCTGGGTTGTTCTGGAATAAGTacatattttcgataaaatcggatctcgtgtgttgaaacataaattacacacaataattattgaaagacGCCTTACTAATAGCACCATTAActtttgttccaaaattttggatggttcgagcaataaagtatcatattcaaccaagaaaacacaaatttgttgaaaatttcctgaaaaatcatAGGGAAAATCTaacgtccacacttaccccataatgcggggtaagtgaagacaccagcagtccataacaatttacgtgatagcatttctcttcagcgtttgttaaaaacatgttctgcatcacattgaacgtaattttatcaaaattgatccactgctgattttttaataattttttaaagttgaactatacgaaaaaccgtccacacttacctcGGTGTACCTTAACACATTGTCTGTATATTCTGAAAACATATGTGCTTATATATAATTCTGTTTACTTACCAGCTTAGTATTGGACACCGACAAATGTGTAAGTTGTGGTATGAGAGTTTGCAGATGGTCACGGAAGAATACATCTTCTTCTTGGATGAAGCGTGATATAAGATGTATAGTTTTGATAACTGCATTTTCGTCTTTTATGAGTAGACATTTGAGGAGAACCGGTCCCACCTGAAGTAAGAAGAAAAGTTTTCAGCTGGATTCGGCGAGTTTGAGTATATATTCTACTAACTTTATCCATATTAGTTTTAAGAACAATATGTGGGGCGATTTGGTAAACGTGTATCAATGCTGTGAGATGCGTTTCAGCGTATTGTTCaactttttgttctaattttttcattacTAGAACAAAAAGTTTCTGTTTGAAGAGACCTTTTATAAGTGGCAAGTGGAGTTTTGGGAATGctgctgataaaatttcaaatgccagAGCAGCTACAGTGCCGAGAGACGGATGATCCAAGAGTTCTGCCAAATCTTCCACAATTTCACCAGCAACATGATGATTTTTGGCAAGTAATCCTTTTCCGATCCAAGACAACACAGCTACGGcctttttattgttgttttttatttcgcTTCTTAATTTAGCTAAAATTTTTACAAGAACATTACGATGGTGTTCATCATTTGGCATCTTGTTGAACAGGCTGCATAACAAATGATTGCTGATATCTTTGATATTATCATCTTCAGAGTCCATCGATAATTTGGTCAAATCGTCCACCAAAtgttcaaaatgattttcaaccGTTACTGTTTCATCTAAATATCCTAGAATGCCCGAAGTTAAATACAAATCTTTTGCTTGAGTCAGGTCCATTGAAACCAAATATTTGTTCACTACAGTCTGCTGTTTTTCTGGCGATAATTGCTTCATTATGATTTTCAGAACAACTGACACTGCGTAGAGAAAGTGATTAGAGAAGTTATGATCTGATTGATGCACAAAATCCGTAAATCGCTCTATCAAATTATACTGTTTGCACAATTCGTTCGATAATTCTTTTGATTCCGGTTTCTCCAGCAATCGTTGCCAGCAGTTTAGCGCCACAACTGCTACCTCTTCATTTAAAGGATCtccaaaaaatatgttgataaaaaaattcgcTACTACATCCCTGATGATCATCAGAGGTAAAAGCCTTACCAATGCTTGGAAGACACGAGGCGTTGGAATTGcagtgttttcatattttctaagAATCAATTTTTCTACCACTATACTCAATACCTCGGTGGAATATTGTTGGGCAAACTGATACAAGCAATCTTCCACAAAAACACTATCATCGTCAGAATTCAATAAAGTATCTACGATGGTCGTATAGACAACGTAACGATTATCATCAGTGACGATTTCCGGAATGCTGGTCACACATCTGACTACTACCTTGCGTAATTGCATAGAATCTTTTTCCTGAACAAGCGCCTGGATGAACAGTTTTTGTGAGGTTTTTACCAAATCATCTGCTATCAGATGCAGAACACACTTCCGCTTACAACAAACCAACGACAAATGAATCATCTCTATTAAGGACAGCTTCTCAGATTCTCGCAGGACAGATTCTTGCATTTGAGAGAAAGCAATCGGTAGCAGTTTGTTCGAAGTAAATAGAGCAGCTTCGTCAGACGCATCGGCGCATTTCATTGCTATCTTGACGCCGTACTCAAAAAGCTTTGTAGAAACATCAGAAACGGCACCGAGAATCGACATAAAAATGCAAGTCAACAAGCGGTTTTCGTTCTGCAAATCGGTATGCGCCACCAAGACGAGATGGCGGGTCGCTTCCAGGGCCAAATCGTAAACTTCTTTGTTTCCATGACCAGGAAGCAGCTCCATTTTCAATACTTTCCAAATATCCTCGAGGTGGTGATCTAGCTCGATAAGCGGAAACGCTTGAGTACATTTAATCTGCAATCAAATAAAGATATAATAAAACAGCGCTTTATTTACGtgtttagttgaaatatttcatgCAAATGCTTCAttgataatcttttttatttattttaacaatcttGATGACAGCCTTTAAACCATTTAAACTGTTGAGTATAGCTACCATCAAGTCACCATCTatcgcccagttaagcggtttttgaacttaaaacatgtgtaataaaaaaacgattacAGATTCACTTTCTTTTCCAgaacagatttcaaaattgttctactttcaataaaaaaaaaattagtggaaTGCGTTTAATGCATACTTGTCAAAATAACTAACTTAACTTGCGGATGTTTAACGGGCCCCTATTACCGCCGACTCGGCTTTTTCCAGTACCGATAATGTTTCTCaaggaaaaactatctcacaAGACGGAAAAATTCTtaagaaattttgtttgttaaaactATATTTTGAATCTAGAGAGGAtgtatttggtgaaatttttcccgcaaatttagttaaatttttaacaaagtaCGTTGACTAACAAAATGATAATTCCTGGCAAACAGAAGTAATCGGTTACTGTTGAATAAGTAACCTATGAATTATAAGAATTGTCAGTAGGCTATGcaataagttttaaataaatgttcacTTCACTCTGACTACTCTCATAAACCACACGCGTTTTGCTAATAGGTTATGAGCCCAGAGTATCGCCATAGTAACGGCCAaacaaagtgaaaattttccttcaagatttgaaattttttttccggaagTAGTCAAGATGAACGGTCGAGCGAATTCAAGCAGTTCTAACAGCAACTTAGCAGCAGAAGGAAGCGGAAATGGTCCGAATAGGATTGCTGGCGGAAACTTTTCAATGCCGATGGTGGAGCGATTGCGAGGACGCGAAAATTACTCCTCGTGGTCGTTTGCTACGAAGATGGTCCTGATCCGTGAAGGAACGTGGGAAGCTGTAGATGGCCGACAAGACGAGGACCCGGTGGATGCGATTTCCATGAAGGCACTGGCAACGATTTGTCTCAGCATTGAACCCGTAAATTATAGTTTGGTTCAACGTGCTCGAACTGCAAGGGAAGCGTGGAACAACCTTAAAGTCGCGTTCCAGGATGACGGAATGACTCGTCGGATCGGGCTTTTGAGGAAGTTGACTGGAATTCGTCTCGAAGATTGCGGTTCCGTGGAGGAATATGTAAGCGAGTTGATGTCGACAAGCCATAAACTCGCGGAAGTGGGTTTCGCCGTAGATGACACGTGGCTGGCTAGTCTTCTTTTAATGGGCCTCCCCGAGGCGTACGAGCCCATGATTATGGGAATGGAGGCATCGGGTGCGAGATTGACGGCGGACGCTGTGAAAGCGAAAATACTGCAGGACGTAAAGATGTCGAATCTGGCTGGTCCGAACCGAGATGGTGCATTCTTTTCAAAACAACGACCAACGAAGAGAACCGAAAAATCCGGCGTGAAATGCTACAAGTGCAATCGTTTTGGGCATTATGCTGCTGAATGTCCAACCAAGGAGAGCAAGGACGGAAAAAGAAAACCCAAGGCTGGGAAACATGCAGCTTTTAGCGTGTTTCAGTCGTCCAGTGAAAATCAATGGATCTTCGATTCCGGAGCGACTGCTCACATGTGTCTTGACGGAGCGATTTTGGAAGATGCAATGAAGGTTGAGCAGCGCATAAATGTGGCAAACAACGGCGTGTCCCTGGTCAAAGCAAGCGGAAGTGTGAGACTTCGAGCGATGGTTGAAGGCGACACGTGTGAGCTGATGATGGCAAACGTTTTAAATGTCCCAGATCTTGCGCTGAATTTGATATCGGTGAGTAAGATTTGCGCTAATGGCTACATTGTCTCGTTTTCGGAAAAGAAGTGTGATGTCCGAACCAAATCCGGTGAGCTGGTGGCTGTTGGTCGAGAAAGTGATGGTCTCTACAAGCTGTGTCAAGCTGGTCAGCAAACAACGTGTGCCGCCAGGACTGCTGATATATCTTTGTGGCATCGACGTATGGGGCACCTTAACCAGCAAAGCTTAAAACTAGTGCGCTCCATGGTGACTGGAGTGGATTTTGCTGAGGACGATATTGGTTGCTGCACAACGTGTCTCCAGGGAAAGCATCATCGTCAAGCGTTCCGGCATACCGGGACGAGGGCGACGGAGTTGTTGGATCTCATACACAGCGATTTGTGTGGTCCGATGGAAAACGTGTCGATCGGCGGAAGtcgatattttttaactttcgtCGATGATGCGAGCCGCAAGTTATTCGTATACCTCCTGAGGTCCAAAGAAGAGGTTTTAGCAAGTTTTATCGATTTTAAAGCCCTGGTAGAAAATCAAACCAACCGCAAGGTGAAGCGATTGAGGACGGACAATGGAACGGAATACACCAGCCATGCCATGAAAAAGTTCCTGAGGCAAAACGGGATCTTGCATGAAACTACGGTTCCGTACAATCCCGAGCAAAATGGGGTTGCAGAGCGGATGAACCGAACGATCGTTGAGAAGGCGCGATGTCTTCTATTCGATGCAGGATTGAAGAAACCGTTTTGGGCCGAAGCAGTATCAACGGCGGCATATATTATCAACAGGTCACCAGTGAAGGGTTTGAGTGTCACGCCAGAAGAACGGTTCAGTGGCAAGAAACCTGATTTATCCGAGCTGCGAGTGTTCGGGTCGGACGTGATGTGCCACGTGCCAAAAGCGAAGAGGCAAAAGTGGGACCCGAAGTCGGAACCTGGTGTTTTTGTTGGTTACGCTGGACAGTCGAAGGGATTGCGCATATACAACCTGAGAGCAAAAAGGGTTGTGGTGTGCCGAGATGTGGTTTTCGTCAGTGAAGCATGTAAATCATCGTTGAGTTTGGATCCGGAAGCTGAAAAACAGAAGGTACCGTTAGTAATTGAAGAACAAGTTTGGTGTCCTGATGAAATTTAAGCCTCAAGAGCAAATTCTGAATGTGCTCAAGATGATGCGATGGTCCCGGAAGATGCTGATATCACAATTGAAGATGGTGATAGTGACGACGCTGAAACGACCGACTTTGACAGTGCCAACGAGACCTTGACGCCCGCCGCGCTCCCTACGCATAAAGAAGATCAACCGAAGGATGTTGTCAGGCGCAGCGTACGGGAGCGCAAACCTCCAGGCAAGTATCTTGATTTTGACATGAGTTGTAGTGTACGTCCTGAAATTTTTCCAACGTCTCAGACAATTGGCAACGACGAGCGAGCTGACGATCCGAAATCGTTCGATGAGGCCACAACTTGTACCAACCGAGGTTTGTGGCAGGCGGCGATGGAAGCAGAAATTGAAGCGTTGCGGTTGAACGAGACGTGGGACCTATCCGATCTGCCACCCGGCAGAAAGGCACTCAAAAGTAAATGGGTGTACAAGACCAAGATGAATGGCGACGGTACGGTTGAACGACGAAAGGCGAGGCTCGTTATAAAAGGATTCTCCCAAGTCCATGGCGTGGACTATGACCAGACGTATTCTCCGGTGGTGAGGTACGCCAGCATTCGGTATCTGCTGGCAGTAGCGGCGCAGTTTGGGATGCATGTTCATCAGATGGATGCGGTGACAGCATTCCTCCAGGGGGAGCTTTCCGAGGAGGAAATATTCATGCAGCAGCCCGAGGGATTCGTGGACCAGAATAATCCCCAGAAAGTTTGTCGTCTCCGAAAAGCGCTGTACGGTTTGAAGCAGGCCAGCCGAGTGTGGAACTTGAAGCTGGACACGGAGttgaagaaacttggcttgaAACGTTCCAGTTACGATCCGTGTGTATACTACAAAGTCGACGGAAAGCAGGTTCTAATCATAGCGGTTTATGTTGAtgattt
This sequence is a window from Uranotaenia lowii strain MFRU-FL chromosome 3, ASM2978415v1, whole genome shotgun sequence. Protein-coding genes within it:
- the LOC129754800 gene encoding MMS19 nucleotide excision repair protein; the protein is MKFPWSHSTLVDVLMKDSSIHHKCDKVCHDLTDNKLSLAEFVEELGPGLTHEDNVIRMKTTLLLSNVLTKLPSNLLNENQMEFLTMFYCDRMKDHHSVIPAILEGLLAFAAMDNLPKGSSWKILNSLFQNIPCQSQPKDDRTKYFLIVKQLADKTPEELQSVGVDFVYGVIGAIDGERDPRNLIFLFDYMPTFLKRYSLFHMTEEMFEVFACYFPVDFHPNQDDPEAITRDSLSQKLENCLCACNSFAEHCIPLLVEKMESDLDVAKLDSLRLLIKCTQAFPLIELDHHLEDIWKVLKMELLPGHGNKEVYDLALEATRHLVLVAHTDLQNENRLLTCIFMSILGAVSDVSTKLFEYGVKIAMKCADASDEAALFTSNKLLPIAFSQMQESVLRESEKLSLIEMIHLSLVCCKRKCVLHLIADDLVKTSQKLFIQALVQEKDSMQLRKVVVRCVTSIPEIVTDDNRYVVYTTIVDTLLNSDDDSVFVEDCLYQFAQQYSTEVLSIVVEKLILRKYENTAIPTPRVFQALVRLLPLMIIRDVVANFFINIFFGDPLNEEVAVVALNCWQRLLEKPESKELSNELCKQYNLIERFTDFVHQSDHNFSNHFLYAVSVVLKIIMKQLSPEKQQTVVNKYLVSMDLTQAKDLYLTSGILGYLDETVTVENHFEHLVDDLTKLSMDSEDDNIKDISNHLLCSLFNKMPNDEHHRNVLVKILAKLRSEIKNNNKKAVAVLSWIGKGLLAKNHHVAGEIVEDLAELLDHPSLGTVAALAFEILSAAFPKLHLPLIKGLFKQKLFVLVMKKLEQKVEQYAETHLTALIHVYQIAPHIVLKTNMDKVGPVLLKCLLIKDENAVIKTIHLISRFIQEEDVFFRDHLQTLIPQLTHLSVSNTKLKIRLVALECLLNVTKYPPFLLLPYKQDVLLDLQKALDDHKRLVRTAAVAARLQWFLVGSGEHSKDADK